From Chryseobacterium shandongense, the proteins below share one genomic window:
- a CDS encoding helix-turn-helix domain-containing protein — MYSKEDSLIQIGLAKLHDTKELTLEYGYFQKGKGVQLLRQHRLDESLKHLQIADEILSDKEDYASLTTVYFYLGKLFVEKPDRARALLYLRKVDSMVNKYYFITPEIRSAYEHLINDAKKNGDREKQLYYTDQLLKVDSVISADFVLLASKIHSEYDRKSLVEDKNRLEKEKHRGLVITCLFIGTTVVSSFLLVRSRRKAKQLDLKYREILKNYKNPPRAEPKPENSTVPSADKKLYTEEMILTVKEKLKEFEAEKMFLNKNLTLTIVAKMLGTNRNLLSYVLNDHLQTNFTMYLKQLRIGYITSMLIENSRYLNYTVDTLADACGMANRKIFAAHFTEVIGMKPSEFIRRRKEEMNKS, encoded by the coding sequence TTGTATTCTAAAGAAGATTCGCTCATTCAGATTGGCCTTGCAAAACTACACGATACCAAAGAGCTGACCTTAGAGTACGGCTATTTTCAAAAGGGTAAAGGGGTTCAGCTTTTGAGACAGCACCGATTGGATGAATCGTTAAAACATCTTCAGATTGCTGATGAAATTTTAAGTGATAAGGAAGATTACGCATCTCTTACGACGGTTTATTTTTACTTGGGGAAGTTGTTTGTAGAGAAACCCGATAGGGCTCGGGCACTACTCTACCTCAGGAAGGTTGATTCAATGGTTAATAAGTATTATTTTATTACCCCTGAAATACGATCGGCTTACGAACATTTAATCAATGATGCGAAAAAGAACGGGGATCGTGAGAAACAGTTATATTATACCGATCAATTGCTAAAGGTCGACTCAGTAATTAGCGCCGATTTCGTCCTGCTGGCATCCAAGATCCACAGCGAATACGATCGTAAATCATTGGTAGAAGATAAGAACAGGCTTGAAAAAGAGAAACACAGGGGACTGGTCATTACCTGTTTGTTTATCGGTACCACGGTAGTAAGCTCCTTCCTGCTGGTACGGTCCCGAAGAAAGGCGAAGCAGCTGGATCTTAAATACCGTGAAATTCTTAAAAATTACAAAAACCCACCCCGGGCAGAGCCTAAGCCCGAAAATAGTACTGTCCCTTCTGCCGATAAGAAGCTCTATACAGAAGAGATGATCCTTACGGTGAAAGAAAAGTTAAAGGAATTTGAAGCGGAAAAAATGTTCCTCAACAAAAATCTTACCCTGACGATCGTGGCAAAAATGCTCGGCACCAACCGGAACCTTTTATCGTATGTTCTCAATGATCATCTGCAGACCAATTTTACGATGTACCTGAAGCAGTTACGGATCGGATACATCACCAGTATGCTGATAGAAAACAGCCGGTACCTGAATTATACGGTCGATACCCTTGCGGATGCCTGCGGAATGGCAAACCGTAAAATATTTGCCGCTCATTTTACGGAAGTTATCGGAATGAAGCCTTCAGAATTTATCCGAAGAAGAAAAGAAGAGATGAACAAATCATAG
- a CDS encoding MauE/DoxX family redox-associated membrane protein: MKTTERKSAAYISYFFILLFCYAAFSKCYDFEDFQVQIAQSPLLSAYAGFVSYAVIVAELLIVILLFVPRTRMAGLYASLAIMVAFTGYIYLILNYSDFIPCSCGGILEKMDWTEHLIFNIACVIIAGAGILLIGGAVSLRRRMMMILLSVIVSSGTVTLLFLRSEYIIKRQNNFTRRFLLHPVLEDQSVKLDNEQYYFAGSDHSHIYLGNKHYPQTLVTLGHNLAGIKKLKMAPSDFNHTFRNLQVQVKGPYYYLYDGTVPVIYRGKLGNAAPKTISYRDAYFTQLIVLDSIRFALRTQSKADKMFTIARLDLTRRPKVELYPGILEKQVDGVFDSDGKLTSSAHSDTLVYAYTYRNTFLIMNNQLELKRKLHTIDTTTVAKIQTGSQSNGTHKLIAPPLKVNQNISANRNLAFIQSDLMGKHESVNAWKKAKVIDIYRTDKQEYIGSFYIYNQGKNKLTDFIVTDHYLFAIVGDQLVRYTYRKPITKYFKPGEAENLSKE; this comes from the coding sequence ATGAAAACCACCGAAAGAAAGTCAGCAGCGTATATCAGTTATTTTTTTATATTATTATTCTGTTATGCTGCATTCAGTAAATGTTATGATTTTGAAGATTTCCAGGTTCAGATCGCGCAATCGCCTTTACTGAGTGCTTATGCCGGATTTGTTTCATACGCAGTGATCGTTGCCGAACTGCTGATCGTCATTTTATTATTCGTGCCCAGAACCAGAATGGCCGGACTATATGCTTCATTGGCAATCATGGTGGCTTTTACCGGTTACATTTACCTTATTCTTAACTATAGCGACTTTATTCCCTGTTCCTGCGGCGGCATACTCGAAAAAATGGACTGGACGGAGCATCTTATTTTCAATATTGCTTGTGTCATCATTGCAGGTGCGGGCATTCTCTTAATCGGTGGTGCCGTCAGTTTACGGCGACGGATGATGATGATCCTGCTCAGCGTGATTGTAAGTTCAGGCACCGTTACTTTGCTGTTTTTGCGGTCAGAGTATATTATTAAGCGGCAGAATAATTTTACGAGAAGATTTCTTCTACATCCCGTACTGGAAGATCAGTCGGTGAAGTTGGATAACGAGCAGTATTATTTTGCAGGCAGTGACCACTCGCATATTTACCTTGGAAACAAGCACTATCCACAAACCCTGGTTACCCTTGGCCACAACCTCGCGGGGATCAAAAAATTAAAAATGGCGCCGTCCGATTTTAACCACACGTTCCGCAATCTGCAGGTTCAGGTAAAAGGGCCATACTATTACCTCTATGATGGGACAGTTCCTGTTATTTACAGGGGAAAACTGGGAAATGCTGCACCCAAAACCATCAGTTACAGGGATGCCTATTTTACACAGTTGATCGTCCTGGATTCCATCCGCTTCGCATTGCGCACCCAAAGCAAGGCTGATAAAATGTTTACAATTGCCCGTTTGGATCTGACCAGACGGCCAAAAGTAGAATTATATCCTGGAATCCTTGAAAAGCAGGTGGACGGTGTTTTTGATTCAGATGGGAAACTTACATCCAGTGCTCACTCAGATACGCTTGTATATGCCTACACGTACCGGAATACGTTTTTAATTATGAATAATCAGCTGGAACTGAAGAGAAAGCTGCACACTATTGATACGACCACCGTCGCTAAAATACAGACGGGAAGTCAGTCTAATGGCACTCATAAACTGATAGCCCCACCGTTGAAGGTCAATCAGAATATTTCTGCCAACCGTAACCTCGCCTTTATTCAATCAGACCTGATGGGTAAGCACGAATCAGTCAACGCGTGGAAGAAAGCTAAGGTAATCGATATTTACCGGACGGATAAGCAGGAATACATCGGGAGTTTTTATATCTATAATCAGGGTAAAAATAAGCTCACTGATTTTATTGTGACGGATCACTATCTGTTTGCCATAGTCGGTGATCAGCTGGTAAGATACACCTACCGTAAACCCATTACAAAATATTTTAAACCGGGGGAAGCCGAAAACCTGTCCAAAGAGTAG
- a CDS encoding alpha/beta hydrolase family protein, translated as MRRKLVMFILFFLLLWVNGQVLQRRDTIKGPERSFFTLGNLEVSADGRWSAVRKRYEHQSDTLLLFDRHKPGQVIATLVKLNQQFSFLSSNTLIASGNGKALWMDLSGLKQKEYDHIRQAGPLSGQDHFFLWSKNGELTVCDHQGKVRQTMKGVQKLITDKDKYLYAVRQWNDQSELVRITADKTVPLYVTASEFSRMEMMPSGNQIVLTENRQGKSARHITFVNTQSGQVIHHLPELKKDFDYVKVTEIQNGKAYLLDFQSRTQPVKDQVVDIWYGNDSNLKAKKYGTEDSHEYFLLDVGKQAVKPISAERFPVFASANNTDYLLAFDPQKDYNYSTRFPLLDLYVYHLSENSYFQIFEKAADVTLSPDGAFLLGWNDRSSQWMLFDFKSGNQTIINKQGLEKPVFDDNKLFIYFESRDGLYRYDIQKQKFNSFLSTRGKEVSIVSGDSYKVNDLFNIKVSNIDSGKRFLLKAEDKDNRTSYLKYDAKEFREVIGPTEHHIREVRFSNDLTVAYTIEENYNLPPRILVKDTKGSQKQVLYSGNSADRQAFNIKQDIIAYQNSQGTPLKGILYYPIGFNPARKYPMIVHIYQIQSKDANIYTYPKDEGAGFNWRTLIEQGYFVFLPDIVFDDRGTGLSALDCVNSALDALGGFKSIDRKKIGLNGHSMGGYETNFIATHSNRFSTYISSSGHGDIVRAYFSYSYDSYMPLLWQFENGQYKMKRSFFENKALYFDNNPIHFVDCVNAPMLLWTGMKDENVRWDHTMEFYLGLKRSNKEVIALFYPTQEHILEKGSRAITDLNQRTMEWWDYFLKDKKDVEWISKQLKKRLSR; from the coding sequence ATGCGGAGAAAATTAGTAATGTTCATCCTATTCTTTCTGTTGCTTTGGGTTAACGGCCAGGTACTTCAACGCCGGGATACGATAAAAGGACCCGAACGCTCTTTCTTTACGCTTGGTAATTTGGAAGTCTCCGCAGACGGCAGATGGTCGGCGGTAAGGAAACGTTATGAACATCAAAGCGATACCCTGTTGCTGTTTGACCGTCACAAGCCCGGTCAGGTCATCGCAACACTGGTTAAATTGAATCAGCAGTTTTCTTTTTTAAGCAGCAATACCTTAATTGCTTCAGGCAATGGAAAAGCGCTATGGATGGATCTATCCGGCTTAAAGCAGAAAGAATATGACCACATCCGGCAGGCAGGTCCGCTTTCAGGTCAGGACCACTTCTTTCTGTGGTCTAAAAATGGTGAATTAACGGTCTGCGATCATCAGGGAAAGGTTCGCCAGACGATGAAGGGTGTCCAAAAATTGATTACTGACAAGGATAAATACTTGTATGCGGTTCGTCAATGGAACGATCAGTCGGAGCTGGTTCGCATCACTGCCGATAAAACGGTGCCGCTATACGTCACCGCTTCTGAATTCAGCAGAATGGAAATGATGCCGTCGGGAAATCAGATCGTTCTGACCGAAAACAGACAGGGAAAATCGGCCAGACATATCACCTTTGTCAATACCCAGTCAGGACAGGTAATCCACCATCTGCCGGAGCTCAAAAAAGATTTTGACTATGTGAAGGTGACTGAAATTCAAAACGGAAAAGCCTATCTATTGGATTTTCAAAGCCGGACTCAACCTGTAAAGGATCAGGTAGTGGATATATGGTATGGCAATGACAGCAACCTAAAAGCCAAGAAATATGGAACAGAAGATTCGCACGAGTATTTCCTTTTGGATGTCGGGAAACAAGCCGTAAAACCTATCAGCGCAGAACGCTTTCCTGTTTTTGCTTCAGCGAATAACACGGATTACCTGCTGGCTTTTGACCCGCAGAAAGATTACAACTACAGCACCCGTTTTCCCCTGTTGGATCTGTATGTTTACCACCTTTCTGAAAATTCATACTTTCAGATCTTTGAGAAAGCCGCAGATGTTACTCTATCGCCGGACGGAGCCTTTCTCCTGGGATGGAATGACCGGAGCAGCCAATGGATGTTGTTTGATTTTAAGTCCGGAAATCAAACCATAATTAATAAGCAAGGCTTAGAAAAGCCGGTGTTTGATGACAACAAGCTTTTCATCTATTTTGAAAGCAGGGACGGATTATACCGTTATGACATCCAAAAGCAGAAGTTTAATTCTTTTCTTAGTACCCGCGGTAAGGAAGTATCGATTGTATCAGGCGACAGCTATAAAGTGAATGACCTGTTTAATATCAAAGTCAGCAATATTGATTCCGGGAAGCGATTTCTTCTTAAAGCAGAAGATAAGGATAACAGGACGTCATACCTTAAATACGATGCTAAGGAATTCCGGGAAGTCATCGGTCCTACGGAACATCATATCCGGGAAGTCCGGTTCAGCAATGATCTGACTGTAGCCTATACGATTGAAGAAAACTATAATTTGCCACCGAGGATTTTAGTTAAAGATACTAAAGGAAGTCAAAAGCAGGTCCTTTACAGTGGAAACAGCGCTGACCGTCAGGCTTTCAATATCAAACAGGATATTATTGCTTATCAGAATTCCCAAGGAACACCGCTTAAGGGAATCCTATATTATCCTATCGGTTTTAATCCTGCCCGAAAGTATCCGATGATTGTTCATATCTACCAGATTCAAAGCAAGGATGCCAACATCTACACTTACCCCAAAGATGAAGGTGCAGGCTTTAACTGGCGCACGCTCATTGAACAGGGATATTTTGTTTTTCTTCCGGATATTGTTTTTGATGACAGAGGAACGGGATTGTCCGCGCTCGATTGCGTGAACAGTGCATTGGATGCGCTGGGTGGTTTTAAGTCCATCGACCGGAAAAAGATCGGTCTGAACGGACATTCGATGGGCGGCTATGAAACCAATTTTATTGCAACACATTCCAACCGGTTTTCGACCTATATCTCAAGTTCGGGACACGGTGATATTGTCAGGGCTTATTTTTCCTACAGCTATGATTCGTATATGCCACTGCTCTGGCAGTTTGAAAACGGGCAGTATAAAATGAAGCGGTCGTTTTTTGAAAATAAAGCGCTTTATTTTGATAACAATCCGATTCATTTTGTAGATTGCGTGAATGCACCGATGTTATTATGGACCGGGATGAAAGATGAAAATGTCCGCTGGGATCATACGATGGAGTTCTATCTCGGGCTAAAAAGAAGCAATAAGGAGGTTATCGCATTATTCTACCCTACCCAGGAACACATTCTGGAAAAAGGCAGCAGAGCGATCACAGATCTTAACCAAAGGACAATGGAATGGTGGGACTACTTCCTGAAAGATAAAAAGGATGTTGAATGGATCAGCAAACAGTTGAAAAAAAGGCTGTCTCGGTAG
- a CDS encoding RagB/SusD family nutrient uptake outer membrane protein — MKRYKLYIFLIFTLSTVSCEKLLEVDTPANQITSDQVFENVQTANAALSGLYAGLWDNSPLAGDQTGRLLGVYTDDLDFYGTTSNNGTLELFQNTLVDSNPAVYSYWANAYQKIYLANAIIEGVNASSGLSSADKARIKGEALLVRSILYCYLQQIFGDIPYVTGTDYTLNQSLSKTSAPQVLARLANDLNESLSLLAEPYRNTERIFPNRSVGRLVLAKVYLLQNRWSDAEILLKEILQNPLYQFQNDPSKVFEKSGTHILWQLKPKNPGDATKEITAYYFSNSAPTSVALSQSLMQSFASTDRRKQLWTTAVTFNNNTFYRANKYKNLNNNTTEYSVVYRLEEVYLMLAECLAKQDKVTEAIPLVNAIKQRANVQLIQQPVTKEALINEILSENRKEFFTEMGHRFFDLKRENQLQNLALVKPNWKSFHQLWPLPQKELLLNPNLNPQNTGY, encoded by the coding sequence ATGAAACGATACAAACTATATATATTCCTGATTTTTACATTGTCAACGGTAAGCTGCGAAAAGCTTCTGGAGGTAGACACGCCTGCCAACCAGATTACCTCGGACCAGGTCTTTGAAAACGTTCAGACCGCTAATGCTGCTTTATCCGGTCTCTATGCGGGATTGTGGGACAACTCGCCGCTGGCAGGAGATCAGACGGGACGATTGTTGGGCGTCTATACCGATGACCTTGACTTTTATGGAACAACTTCCAACAACGGAACGTTGGAGCTTTTCCAAAATACGCTGGTGGATTCTAATCCTGCGGTGTACAGCTACTGGGCAAATGCCTACCAGAAGATCTATTTAGCCAATGCCATTATTGAGGGCGTCAATGCGTCTTCAGGCTTGTCTTCAGCTGATAAGGCGAGGATAAAGGGTGAAGCATTATTGGTAAGATCGATCCTCTATTGTTATCTGCAGCAGATCTTTGGGGATATTCCTTATGTGACCGGTACGGATTATACCCTTAACCAGTCGCTGTCAAAAACTTCAGCACCGCAGGTGCTGGCCAGGCTTGCTAATGACCTTAATGAATCCTTGTCACTATTAGCGGAACCGTACCGCAATACCGAACGGATCTTTCCCAATAGATCTGTCGGCAGGCTGGTCCTGGCAAAAGTATATCTGTTACAGAACCGATGGAGTGATGCGGAAATCCTGCTGAAAGAAATCCTTCAAAATCCGCTTTACCAGTTTCAGAATGATCCTTCCAAGGTTTTTGAAAAGTCGGGAACGCATATCCTCTGGCAGCTGAAGCCTAAAAATCCGGGAGATGCCACCAAGGAGATCACCGCCTACTATTTTTCCAATTCGGCGCCAACCAGCGTCGCCTTATCACAAAGCCTGATGCAAAGCTTCGCTTCGACCGACCGTAGGAAACAGCTATGGACGACCGCCGTAACCTTCAATAACAATACCTTTTACAGGGCGAACAAATACAAGAATCTCAACAATAACACCACAGAGTATTCTGTTGTCTACCGTCTCGAAGAGGTCTACCTGATGCTGGCGGAATGTTTAGCGAAACAGGATAAAGTCACCGAGGCTATTCCGCTCGTTAATGCCATTAAACAGCGGGCGAATGTCCAGCTGATCCAGCAGCCTGTTACCAAGGAAGCCTTAATCAATGAGATTCTGTCGGAAAACCGCAAAGAGTTCTTTACCGAGATGGGACACCGCTTTTTTGACCTGAAACGGGAAAACCAGCTCCAGAATCTGGCTCTTGTAAAACCCAACTGGAAATCCTTTCATCAGCTGTGGCCGCTTCCACAGAAGGAACTGCTGCTTAATCCCAACCTTAATCCCCAAAACACCGGCTACTGA
- a CDS encoding SusC/RagA family TonB-linked outer membrane protein, producing the protein MKKNFCRLGHLQWMAFSSLLFSGMAIGQMRTISGTVTQNGQPLSSVSVFQEGADAVTMTNASGKYQIQVSGQNLILIFKHPDYPEQKINIGNLTSISVSMDRRERQIEEVVLNAGYYKVREKESTGSIAKVSAKDIANQPVTNVLSAAQGRLSGVNITQNSGVAGGGYQIEIRGRNSLRTIATSGVDGNQPLYVVDGVPIGGEVASQYSGSAIAGGSMNPLNSIAPNDIESLEILKDADATAIYGSRGANGVVLITTKKGRSGKLGLSFNSSYSMSRIISNLEMMNTEQYLNMRRQAYAKSGVTTYPSTAYDVNGTWDPQRYTNWNKTLIGNMATASNTQLSLSGSNEDTTFLISYGHNEQTTVYSKDFKYSTDNISSNLAHHSKDRRFSLNVSNLFTIQKNNVINEDVSRQSYLLAPNAPALYNEDGSLNWANNSFTNPVAAYNATYSNENIQYLNNLSAEYEVVKNLKVKLNAGINYQTFEEWSLRPNTIYNPAFVTGQSSAYSQAYKYNQQRFSYILEPQANWFLEKGRNRIDILAGITYQDDVTKQGSMRGTGFESNIFIQNIAAAQTKVINDQVTTEYRYAAVFGRINYQWDKKYILNVTGRRDGSSRFGPNNKFANFGAVGTAWIFSNEKFLKESEWLSFGKLRGSLGTSGSDNIGDYQYLDTFAVSSTSIYNGVTGIIPSRLFNPDFSWEKTTKLEAALELGFFKNRINLTAAWYRNRSTNQLVGYQLPALTGFTSVSANLNATVQNTGVELELNARPFTKGSFKWETGFNISFPKNKLIDFPGLSGSTYANMYVIGEPISIVKLYHLEGINPQTGQYRFTDFNGDGKITSPDDRQVIENIGVRYFGGWTNQLQYKNLSLSFLFQFVKQKARNYNSVMTSPGLMNNLPVEALDVWSPDNPNGFYMPYQSTANASHTLLQSSDASVSDASFIRLKNIQLSYRVPLGSSNVFREVRLYIQGQNLLTFTNYFGVDPETGSSSFLPPLKTYAFGVQFNL; encoded by the coding sequence ATGAAAAAAAACTTTTGCAGGCTGGGCCATCTCCAATGGATGGCTTTCAGCAGCCTGCTATTCTCGGGAATGGCCATAGGACAAATGAGAACCATCTCGGGAACAGTCACACAAAACGGGCAGCCGCTCAGCAGTGTCTCGGTATTCCAGGAGGGCGCTGATGCAGTTACGATGACCAACGCTTCCGGAAAATATCAGATTCAGGTTTCCGGACAGAATCTAATATTAATTTTTAAACATCCGGACTATCCGGAACAGAAAATCAATATCGGAAATCTCACTTCGATCAGCGTGTCAATGGATAGACGGGAACGGCAGATCGAGGAAGTGGTGCTCAATGCCGGATATTACAAGGTAAGGGAGAAAGAAAGCACGGGAAGCATTGCGAAGGTTTCTGCAAAAGATATTGCGAACCAGCCTGTCACCAATGTCCTGTCCGCAGCCCAGGGAAGATTATCCGGAGTCAATATCACCCAGAACAGCGGGGTTGCCGGCGGCGGCTACCAGATAGAGATCAGGGGCAGAAATTCACTCCGGACGATAGCCACCAGTGGTGTGGATGGCAACCAGCCCTTGTATGTTGTGGATGGTGTTCCTATCGGAGGCGAGGTAGCTTCGCAATATTCTGGTTCAGCCATTGCCGGCGGCAGTATGAACCCCCTGAACAGCATTGCACCCAATGATATCGAAAGCCTGGAGATTTTAAAAGATGCTGATGCTACAGCCATCTATGGATCGCGCGGTGCTAATGGCGTGGTGCTGATCACCACCAAAAAAGGCCGGTCCGGGAAACTGGGCTTATCTTTCAACAGCTCTTATTCGATGAGCCGAATTATCTCCAATCTCGAAATGATGAATACGGAGCAATACCTGAATATGCGCAGGCAGGCTTATGCCAAAAGCGGGGTTACTACCTACCCTTCTACGGCATACGACGTGAACGGAACCTGGGATCCGCAGCGTTACACCAACTGGAATAAAACGCTCATCGGCAATATGGCCACGGCATCCAATACACAGCTTTCCCTGAGCGGTAGTAATGAAGATACCACATTCCTCATCAGCTATGGCCATAATGAGCAGACGACGGTTTATTCAAAAGATTTCAAGTACAGCACGGACAATATTTCCAGCAATCTCGCCCACCATTCTAAAGACAGGCGGTTTTCGCTGAATGTTTCCAATCTTTTTACGATCCAGAAGAATAATGTGATCAACGAGGATGTGAGCAGGCAATCGTACCTGCTGGCTCCTAATGCCCCGGCGCTCTATAATGAGGACGGAAGTCTGAACTGGGCGAACAATAGTTTTACCAATCCTGTCGCCGCCTATAACGCCACCTACTCTAACGAAAACATCCAGTACCTGAATAATCTGAGCGCAGAGTACGAGGTTGTTAAAAACCTTAAGGTTAAATTAAATGCCGGTATCAATTACCAGACTTTTGAGGAATGGTCATTACGCCCTAATACCATTTATAATCCTGCCTTTGTAACAGGACAGTCCAGCGCTTACTCGCAGGCCTACAAATATAACCAGCAACGGTTCTCCTATATTCTCGAACCGCAGGCGAACTGGTTTCTTGAGAAAGGTCGCAACCGTATCGACATCCTTGCTGGTATAACTTATCAGGATGATGTCACAAAGCAGGGTTCTATGAGAGGGACAGGTTTTGAAAGCAATATCTTTATCCAGAATATTGCGGCAGCCCAAACAAAGGTCATCAATGACCAGGTTACCACCGAATACCGTTATGCTGCGGTTTTCGGGCGGATCAATTACCAGTGGGATAAGAAATATATTCTGAATGTCACGGGACGAAGGGACGGCAGCAGTCGTTTCGGACCCAATAACAAGTTCGCTAATTTTGGGGCTGTGGGTACAGCCTGGATTTTCTCTAATGAAAAGTTTCTGAAAGAGTCTGAGTGGCTGAGCTTTGGAAAGCTGCGCGGAAGTCTCGGAACCTCGGGAAGCGATAATATCGGAGACTACCAATACCTGGATACGTTTGCGGTTTCTTCCACGTCTATCTACAATGGCGTTACCGGTATTATTCCGTCCCGCCTCTTTAATCCGGATTTCAGCTGGGAAAAAACGACAAAGCTGGAAGCCGCCCTCGAACTGGGATTTTTTAAGAACCGCATCAACCTAACGGCAGCCTGGTACAGGAACCGGTCTACCAACCAGCTGGTGGGCTATCAATTACCTGCCCTGACCGGATTTACATCCGTGAGTGCGAACCTGAATGCAACCGTTCAGAATACTGGAGTGGAACTGGAGCTGAACGCCCGCCCTTTTACCAAAGGCAGCTTTAAATGGGAAACCGGGTTCAATATCAGCTTTCCAAAGAATAAGCTGATCGATTTTCCGGGACTATCTGGTTCAACCTATGCGAATATGTATGTCATCGGGGAACCGATAAGCATCGTAAAGCTCTACCATCTTGAAGGCATCAACCCACAAACGGGTCAGTACCGCTTTACGGACTTTAACGGGGATGGTAAGATCACCTCGCCGGATGACCGGCAGGTAATCGAAAATATCGGGGTGCGGTACTTTGGCGGCTGGACCAACCAGCTGCAGTACAAAAACCTGAGCCTTTCATTCCTGTTCCAGTTTGTGAAGCAAAAAGCGAGGAATTACAACAGCGTGATGACCTCCCCGGGATTAATGAACAATCTTCCGGTGGAAGCGCTGGACGTCTGGTCTCCTGATAATCCGAATGGGTTTTATATGCCTTACCAATCTACTGCCAATGCATCCCATACGCTTCTGCAAAGCAGTGATGCCTCGGTGTCAGACGCTTCTTTTATACGTCTGAAGAACATCCAGCTTTCCTACCGTGTTCCGTTGGGATCGTCAAATGTTTTCCGTGAGGTCAGGCTGTATATCCAGGGACAAAACCTGTTGACCTTCACGAATTATTTCGGAGTAGACCCTGAAACGGGAAGCAGCAGCTTCCTGCCTCCTCTTAAAACCTACGCCTTCGGTGTGCAGTTTAACCTTTAG
- a CDS encoding helix-turn-helix domain-containing protein, translating to MDKSNKKARLVSPEYRGKIGKKLKQKRVELDLSINDIAFMTDMTDNTVVSIEKGITTNIDYYVEYAKAVQYPLETLDDFNIKLVPLKSLPDDRKAKANLTGKIRKWIVQSSFLATGKTVSEIKEELVKLKLIEATKVSSTEIAGVMRNFVIDDTIKVESKVGRKNLYIK from the coding sequence TTGGATAAATCTAACAAAAAAGCAAGATTAGTTTCTCCCGAATATCGGGGAAAGATTGGGAAAAAGCTAAAGCAGAAAAGAGTTGAACTAGATCTCTCTATTAACGATATTGCTTTCATGACAGACATGACAGATAATACTGTAGTTAGTATTGAGAAGGGTATTACTACAAATATTGATTATTATGTAGAATATGCTAAGGCTGTCCAGTATCCTTTAGAAACATTAGATGATTTTAATATTAAACTGGTGCCTCTAAAATCTCTTCCAGACGACAGGAAGGCAAAAGCAAATTTAACTGGCAAAATTCGAAAATGGATTGTTCAGTCTAGTTTTCTCGCAACGGGTAAAACTGTGTCAGAAATTAAAGAAGAGTTGGTTAAGTTAAAGCTAATTGAAGCCACCAAAGTTTCATCTACTGAAATTGCTGGAGTAATGCGAAATTTCGTTATTGATGATACTATAAAAGTGGAAAGTAAGGTGGGAAGGAAAAATCTTTATATCAAATAG